TTAATTTAATATAGGCCCCGTGCCACTTATCATCAATCTGTGCGACAAATTCATCAATCATCTACTGCACCCCAATTCTGTTTATTATTTTGAGCGTAGCAGATAACTGGAAAAAAATACATAAAAAAACGCATGGAAGTAATGAAACTTCTCATGCGTTTTACGATTAAAGTATTTTATACCTGCCGCGTTGCTTTCGGTACAGTTTAGCTTTAATTATTTTGCAGCTTGGAATTTAGCTTCTACTACGTCCCAGAAGTGCTCCTGCCGCTTCGCTTTCGTCGCAAACTGGTATCCGTTTAGAATATAGTTAATTCTTCGCGCTATTATTTTGCAGCTTGAAACTTAGCTTCTACTACGTCCCAGTTCACTACGTTCCAGAATGCACCGATGTAGTCTGGACGGCGGTTTTGGTAGTTTAAGTAGTAAGCGTGTTCCCAAACGTCTAAGCCAAGGATTGGTGTTTTACCTTCCATTACTGGAGAGTCTTGGTTTGGAGTTGAAGTAACAGCTACACCGTCACCATCAACGATTAACCATGCCCAACCTGAACCGAAACGAGTTGTAGCAGCTTTTGCGAATTCTTCTTTGAATGCGTCAAATGAACCGAATTTCGCATCGATTGCAGCAGCTACTTCACC
This genomic window from Solibacillus sp. FSL R5-0449 contains:
- a CDS encoding superoxide dismutase yields the protein MAFKLPELTYAYDALEPHIDAKTMEIHHTKHHNTYVTNLNAAVEGTEYADKDINELISNIDALPADKQTAVRNNGGGHANHTLFWELIAPGGSNTPVGEVAAAIDAKFGSFDAFKEEFAKAATTRFGSGWAWLIVDGDGVAVTSTPNQDSPVMEGKTPILGLDVWEHAYYLNYQNRRPDYIGAFWNVVNWDVVEAKFQAAK